The sequence below is a genomic window from Mycobacterium sp. ITM-2016-00316.
GCGGGTGTGGAAGTACTGTCTCGGCGCGGTCGGACTGTCCTGATTCAGAGCGTGGCGAGTTCGCGCCGGAGTCCCTCGACGCCCTTGTCCATGAGACGTGCCACCGGGATGCGTAGCAGCGGCTCACCGAAACGCAGCAAGCCCTGGAACGCGAACTCGATGCGGTAGGTGACCTTCGAGCCACCCTGGTGCGGGCTGACGGTGATCGTGTCATGCGCGATCAGCGAATCATTCTGTCCACGTAGCTGAATGGATCGCCCCGGCGTCACACCGATCACCTCGTACTCGAGGTCGCTCGTGCGGCCCGCAAATCGTGAGGTGTTGGCATACCGGGTACCGACGCCGCCGTCGCCGCTGACGCGGGTGGTGCGTACGGTTCCCGGCTCCCACTGTTCGGTGGTGGTGAAGTCGGACAGGTAGGCGAACACCACCTCCGGAGCGGCGGTGGTGGTGACCTCACGTTGCATCTCGATCATCTGCTCTCCTCTTTGATGAGCGGGTGGGCGTCCTCGCCCGAATCGGCGAAGGCCCTGCCGCGCTCCTCGGCTTCATCGCTCCCCGAGAACAGCCCGGATTCTTCTGTGGCAGTGGTGGTTTGCGGACGCGGACCGGGTGTCACGGTATCCCCCGATGCCGGCTGGAACCTCCAGCGTGGCAGCGCGCCACGCTGGCTGCGCTGTAGCCAGCACACCATGCCCTCACGGACCGCGCACTGCAGGTCCCACAGCGCGCCGGCGTTGGGTGCGCTGACGGTGATCCGGACCCGAACCGTGCCGTTCACCGCGTCGACGACCTGGAGGACTCCGGAACGGCCGTCCCACAGCTCACTTCGGCTCAGCAGTCGGTCCAGCTCGTCGCGCATGGCGTCGAGGGGCACGGTGAAGTCGACGTCGATCATCACGGTGCCGAGTATCTCGGTCGCGCTGCGCGTCCAGTTCTGGAACGGCGTGGTGGTGAAGTAGGTGCACGGCAGCACCAGTCGACGTTCATCCCAGACCTGGACCACCACATAGGTCATGGTGATCTCCTCGATGCGGCCCCATTCCTTCTCCAGCACCACGACATCGCCCACCCGTATCGCGTCGGTGAACGCGATCTGCAGCCCGGCGAACACCGAGCCGAGCGAGGTCTGCGCGGCCAGGCCGGCGACCACCGACAGCACGCCCGCGGAGGCGAACAGCGTCTTGCCGATGTCGGCGAAGGACGGGAAAGTCATCAGTGTTGCGGCCATCCCGAGCAGCACCACGACCGCGACGGCGAGCCTGCGCAGCACCGTCAACTGAGTACGCGCCTTCCGCCGTTGCAGATCGGCGTCGGTGAGTCCGGTGTCGCCGCCGCCGAAACGGGCGATCATCCGGCGTTCCACGACCACGACCAGCTTGGCGATCAGCCAGGTGACGGTGGCGATGGTCAGGATACGCATGCTGTGGTCCACCCAGGGCCGCCAGCTGTCCTGGGGGTGCGACGTTCGTTTCAGCGCCACCGACGCGGCGATGACCATCAGCCCGGTACGTACCGGCTTGCGGGTCAGCACGGCGATATCGGTGAGCCAGTGGCTGCGTCGGCCGGCGCGCAGCACCGCCCAGGACAGCGCGACGCCGAGGAAATACGCGCAGGTGACGGCACCGGTCACCCAGGTCAGGGTCACGGCGAGATTCGTTGCAGAGTCGAACTGGAACTGCTCAGGCATGGCTGCTTTCGGGTCGGGATCTGAGGAGGCCCGTGCGTCCTTGCACGCCTTGTTGGCTACCCGCCCGGCCCGCGGGTCAACCTCGGCAGGCGTTCGCAATCTTGACGGATGTCAAGTTTTTGGTGACTTGGCTGCCGGGGCGCGTTGGCGGCATCGTAAAGTCGGCTCATGCAGATCCGTGAAACGGCCGTCGCCACGCCCGATAAGCCCGCCGTCATCCTGTATCCCACCGGCACGGTGGTGACGTTCGGCGAGATGGAGGCCCGCGCCAATCAGTTGGCGCACTACTTCCGCGAGCACGGACTGGTCGAGGGCGACGCGGTCGCGATCCTCATCGAGAACAACGAGCACATGCACACCGTCATGTGGGCCGCGCGTCGCAGCGGGCTCTACTACGTGCCGATCAACACCCATCTCACCGCGGCCGAGGCGGCCTACATCGTCGACAACAGCGCGGCCAAGGCCATCGTCGGTTCGGAGGCGCTGCGCCCGGTGCTGGAGGGGCTGGCCGAGCACCTGCCCAACGGACTCCCCGCGGTTCTCTTGACCACTGGTGACCTCGACGGCTGGGCGAAGTACCCGGACGCGGTCGCCGACCTGCCGACCACGCCCATCGCCGACGAGTGGGACGGGGACCTGCTGCAGTACTCGTCGGGCACCACGGGGCGCCCCAAGGGCATCAAGCGCGATCTGCCGCACCTGCCGCCCTCGGAGACCCCGGGCATGATGGCCGCGCTGGTGTCGTTCTGGATGAACCCCGAGGCGGTCTACCTGAGCCCGGCGCCGCTCTATCACACCGCCCCGTCGGTATGGTCGATGCAGGCGCAGGCCGGTGGCATCACCACGGTGGTGCTGGAGAAGTTCGACGCCGAAGGCGCCCTGGACGCGATTCAGAAGTATGGCGTGACCCACGGCCAGTTCGTTCCGGTGATGTTCACCCGGATGCTGAAACTGCCTGAGCAGGTGCGTAAGTCGTATGACGTGTCGAGCCTGCAGCGGGTGATGCACGCGGCGGCGCCCTGCCCGGTGGAGATCAAGAAGCAGATGATCGACTGGTGGGGGCCGATCGTCGACGAGTACTACGCGTCCTCCGAGGCCATCGGCGCCACCCTGATCAGCGCCGACGAGTGGCTGGCACACCCCGGCTCCGTCGGCAAGGCGATGACCGGTGTGGTGCACATCCTCGACGAGGACGGCAACGAGGTGCCCGCCGGCCAGCACGGCGAGATCTTCTTCGAGGGCGGCGCCGACTTCGAGTACCTCAACGACTCGGCGAAGACGGCGTCCTCCCGGGACTCGCACGGCTGGAAGACGGTGGGCGACATCGGGTATCTCGATGAGGACGGCTACCTGTACCTGACCGACCGGCGCCACCACATGATCATCTCCGGCGGGGTGAACATCTACCCGCAGGAAGCCGAGAACATGCTCGTCATCCACCCGAAGGTGATGGACGCCGCGGTGTTCGGCATTTCCGACGAGGAGATGGGCCAGACCGTCAAGGGTGTCGTGCAGACCGTCGATCCTGCCGACGCCACCCCCGAGTTCGCCGAGGAACTGCTGGCCTGGCTGCGCGATCAGCTCTCGCACTACAAGTGCCCGCGTTCGATCTCCTTCGAAGCGCAGTTGCCGCGCACCGATACCGGCAAGCTGTACAAGCAGGAGTTGATCGCGCGGTACTCATGACGACTGCGGCCTCATGACCGTGCTGGAGCTCCCCGCCGGAATCCGCGTCGCCGTCGAGAAGCCGTTCGACGACGCGACTTTCACGCTGAGCGAAGCGGTTTCGGCCGACCGGCGGGT
It includes:
- a CDS encoding mechanosensitive ion channel family protein, translating into MPEQFQFDSATNLAVTLTWVTGAVTCAYFLGVALSWAVLRAGRRSHWLTDIAVLTRKPVRTGLMVIAASVALKRTSHPQDSWRPWVDHSMRILTIATVTWLIAKLVVVVERRMIARFGGGDTGLTDADLQRRKARTQLTVLRRLAVAVVVLLGMAATLMTFPSFADIGKTLFASAGVLSVVAGLAAQTSLGSVFAGLQIAFTDAIRVGDVVVLEKEWGRIEEITMTYVVVQVWDERRLVLPCTYFTTTPFQNWTRSATEILGTVMIDVDFTVPLDAMRDELDRLLSRSELWDGRSGVLQVVDAVNGTVRVRITVSAPNAGALWDLQCAVREGMVCWLQRSQRGALPRWRFQPASGDTVTPGPRPQTTTATEESGLFSGSDEAEERGRAFADSGEDAHPLIKEESR
- a CDS encoding SRPBCC family protein; its protein translation is MIEMQREVTTTAAPEVVFAYLSDFTTTEQWEPGTVRTTRVSGDGGVGTRYANTSRFAGRTSDLEYEVIGVTPGRSIQLRGQNDSLIAHDTITVSPHQGGSKVTYRIEFAFQGLLRFGEPLLRIPVARLMDKGVEGLRRELATL
- the fadD4 gene encoding fatty-acid--CoA ligase FadD4; translation: MQIRETAVATPDKPAVILYPTGTVVTFGEMEARANQLAHYFREHGLVEGDAVAILIENNEHMHTVMWAARRSGLYYVPINTHLTAAEAAYIVDNSAAKAIVGSEALRPVLEGLAEHLPNGLPAVLLTTGDLDGWAKYPDAVADLPTTPIADEWDGDLLQYSSGTTGRPKGIKRDLPHLPPSETPGMMAALVSFWMNPEAVYLSPAPLYHTAPSVWSMQAQAGGITTVVLEKFDAEGALDAIQKYGVTHGQFVPVMFTRMLKLPEQVRKSYDVSSLQRVMHAAAPCPVEIKKQMIDWWGPIVDEYYASSEAIGATLISADEWLAHPGSVGKAMTGVVHILDEDGNEVPAGQHGEIFFEGGADFEYLNDSAKTASSRDSHGWKTVGDIGYLDEDGYLYLTDRRHHMIISGGVNIYPQEAENMLVIHPKVMDAAVFGISDEEMGQTVKGVVQTVDPADATPEFAEELLAWLRDQLSHYKCPRSISFEAQLPRTDTGKLYKQELIARYS